A genomic segment from Amia ocellicauda isolate fAmiCal2 chromosome 13, fAmiCal2.hap1, whole genome shotgun sequence encodes:
- the LOC136766974 gene encoding early growth response protein 4, with amino-acid sequence MLNNMDLSSQDSFYSQYDNCCSTSPAIETVGPETSQDMITEAHKESPVHFTHEGATMEPKTEPSNSDFFFDPSEGSNSGFPSSLAYSGSFYVETSQGAPISTETLLNMITEIVGISTLPISEMQQSQHETVLSSPSQLHDNHGFSGAGFQCQTPICPTSSASPPLYSQSQMCSSYPNLQASLQVQDSSMAEANFVVPAQDLHQKPLEPQPGVTTFPVVVKSEFESSCYEWDPFSKTESYLSTNYGSEMFPIAGDCSPDQQVDSKDFLDSFSPACHSSELGCKLDTPLKQEQCFIDNNQQSFQSHVFGNYQVQTMGVSNNASSVLKPSVFPNAGIQTLTSQCDLAYTTSTLSSAIDSLLYPSLVPDTYARNSIQVEKAPRVRKSTPRTNGPPKEKPFSCPMENCERRFSRSDELNRHLRIHTGHKPFQCRICLRSFSRSDHLTTHTRTHTGEKPFSCDVCGRRFARSDERKRHGRVHLKQKEKMELKPQILSACSFSLPEGI; translated from the exons ATGCTCAATAACATGGATTTAAGCTCGCAGGATTCGTTTTATTCTCAATACGACAATTGTTGCAGCACTTCCCCTGCAATTGAGACGGTCGGGCCAGAAACAAGTCAGGATATGATCACAGAGGCGCATAAGGAATCACCTGTTCACTTCACTCA tgaaggTGCAACTATGGAGCCCAAAACTGAACCCTCAAACTCGGATTTCTTCTTTGACCCCAGTGAAGGGTCTAACAGCGGTTTCCCCTCTTCCCTTGCCTACTCGGGCAGCTTCTATGTGGAGACCTCCCAGGGGGCCCCGATCAGCACCGAGACGCTGCTGAACATGATCACAGAGATCGTTGGGATTTCTACTCTACCCATCTCCGAAATGCAACAGAGTCAACATGAGACGGTGCTTTCTTCACCTTCTCAATTGCATGACAATCACGGCTTTTCTGGTGCTGGTTTCCAATGCCAGACACCCATCTGCCCTACCAGTAGTGCATCTCCGCCGCTGTACTCGCAATCCCAAATGTGCTCAAGCTACCCAAACCTTCAGGCAAGTCTGCAGGTCCAGGATTCTTCTATGGCTGAAGCTAACTTTGTTGTTCCAGCTCAGGATTTACACCAGAAGCCATTGGAGCCACAGCCAGGGGTGACCACCTTCCCCGTTGTTGTCAAAAGTGAATTCGAGAGCAGCTGCTATGAGTGGGACCCCTTCAGTAAAACCGAGTCGTATCTTTCCACAAATTACGGGTCAGAAATGTTTCCTATAGCGGGCGATTGCTCCCCTGATCAACAAGTGGATTCAAAAGATTTCCTCGACTCCTTTTCCCCTGCTTGTCATAGCTCTGAACTCGGGTGCAAATTGGATACTCCGCTCAAACAGGAGCAGTGCTTTATTGATAACAACCAACAGAGTTTCCAGAGCCATGTGTTCGGCAACTATCAAGTGCAGACCATGGGTGTATCTAACAACGCCAGCAGTGTTTTGAAACCAAGTGTATTCCCCAATGCTGGGATCCAAACTTTAACAAGCCAATGTGATTTAGCTTACACCACCTCCACGCTCTCCAGCGCCATAGATTCACTCCTGTATCCATCCTTAGTCCCGGACACCTATGCTAGAAACAGTATCCAGGTGGAAAAAGCCCCACGAGTCAGGAAAAGCACACCTCGTACCAACGGGCCACCCAAGGAAAAGCCTTTCTCCTGCCCAATGGAAAACTGCGAGAGGCGTTTTTCCAGATCCGACGAGCTTAACCGACACCTCCGCATCCACACAGGACACAAACCGTTCCAGTGTCGCATCTGTTTGAGAAGCTTCAGCCGGAGTGACCACCTGACCACTCACACCCGGACTCACACCGGAGAGAAACCGTTTTCCTGCGACGTGTGCGGCAGGAGGTTTGCCAGGAGTGACGAGAGGAAAAGACACGGACGTGTGCACCTGAAACAGAAGGAGAAGATGGAGCTCAAACCTCAAATACTGTCAGCCTGCTCCTTTTCATTGCCTGAAGGAATTTGA